AGGGCGGAGCCGTCGGTACGGACCTGGGGGTCGGCGTTGGCGGCGGCGACCCCGAGGATCAGCAGGTCACCGGCTTGGATGTGCTTGCCGCCGAGGTGGGTGTCGCGGCTCGCCCAGCGGCCGGCCACGTTCTGCGTGGGGGTGTCCTCCCACAGCACCTCGTTCATCGCCTCGGCGACGCTGTGCCGGCCGCCGGAGAGCGAGGCGGCGAACCGGTCGTCGGTGAGCATCAGCCGCAGCGAGTTGCCGATCCAGTCGGCGGTCGGCTGGTGCGCGGCGGCCATCATGACCATGAGGTCCCGGGAGACCTCGTCGTCGGTGAACTCGCCGGCGTCGGCGAGCATCCGCGACGGTACGTCGTCCTCGGGTTCGGCGGACCGCTCGGCCACCAGACCGATGACGGAACCGGCGATGTGGCGCTGCCCGGCGAGAGCGTCCGGACCGCCGTTGATCATGTCGTTCATCGCCTTGACGAGGGCGGGGCCCGCCTCGTCCGGGAAGCCGAACAGCTTGGCGAGGACCCGGACGGGCAGCAGCATCGCGTACTCCGCGATCAGGTCACAACTGCCCGCGGAGCAGAAGCCGTCGATCAGCTCGTCCGCGAACGCCTCGGTGTACTTGCGGAGTTCGAAGGGATCGGCGCCCTCAAGTGCCGAACTGATCACCTGCGAACGGCGGCTGTGCCGCTCGCCGACGGTGTACAGGATCGACGGCTGGTCCTTGCTGATCATCGGGTGCAGGGGCCAGTCGGCGGGGATGCCCGGCCACTGGTTCCAGATCTGCGAGTCCCGGGTGAACAGCGCCGGGTCGGTGGTGACCTGGTGAAGTTCGCGGTAGCCGAGGACGAGCCAGGCCGGTACGTCCCCGGGCAGCACGATCGGCGCCACCGGCCCGTGGTCCCGGCGGACCTCCCG
The DNA window shown above is from Streptomyces sp. NBC_00247 and carries:
- a CDS encoding cytochrome P450; translation: MNACPVDHGQGAAKDPGPVPLSGPRFATEPHQLYREVRRDHGPVAPIVLPGDVPAWLVLGYRELHQVTTDPALFTRDSQIWNQWPGIPADWPLHPMISKDQPSILYTVGERHSRRSQVISSALEGADPFELRKYTEAFADELIDGFCSAGSCDLIAEYAMLLPVRVLAKLFGFPDEAGPALVKAMNDMINGGPDALAGQRHIAGSVIGLVAERSAEPEDDVPSRMLADAGEFTDDEVSRDLMVMMAAAHQPTADWIGNSLRLMLTDDRFAASLSGGRHSVAEAMNEVLWEDTPTQNVAGRWASRDTHLGGKHIQAGDLLILGVAAANADPQVRTDGSALTGGNNAFLSFGHGEHRCPFPAQETAEIIARTGIEAILDRLPDVDLSVRAEDLTRRPSPWLRGLTELPVRFTPTPALGGTR